Proteins found in one Fulvitalea axinellae genomic segment:
- a CDS encoding sigma-70 family RNA polymerase sigma factor, whose amino-acid sequence MTTREFENFLIQISARLFGFVKRYLPLEESEDALQEISVKIWEKRGRLSKMEKPEAYCFRMARNYCLKKLMRQEPFLPIDSIIENNLQGFDSGIIQLEYSETEALLFRCIDRLPIRQKEVMYMKCVDGMEYPEIATVTGLKPEHVRVLLSRARKEMKATLEKYYKHEARKRTVV is encoded by the coding sequence ATGACAACCCGAGAATTTGAGAATTTTCTGATTCAAATTTCTGCGAGACTTTTCGGTTTTGTCAAACGGTACCTGCCTTTGGAAGAGTCTGAAGACGCATTGCAGGAGATTAGCGTAAAAATATGGGAAAAGCGAGGGCGACTATCCAAAATGGAAAAACCCGAGGCATATTGTTTTAGAATGGCCCGGAATTATTGTCTCAAAAAGCTAATGCGCCAAGAGCCATTTTTGCCTATCGACAGTATTATCGAAAACAATCTGCAGGGCTTTGACAGTGGCATAATACAATTGGAATATTCCGAAACGGAAGCACTTTTGTTCCGCTGTATAGATCGGTTACCGATACGGCAAAAGGAGGTTATGTACATGAAATGCGTGGACGGTATGGAGTATCCGGAGATAGCGACGGTAACCGGACTGAAGCCAGAACATGTGCGGGTTTTGCTGTCGAGGGCCCGTAAAGAAATGAAGGCAACATTGGAAAAATACTATAAGCATGAAGCCAGAAAAAGAACGGTTGTTTGA
- a CDS encoding GyrI-like domain-containing protein codes for METIVKNIEVKTLPRTTLAFHGGAGAYQKDRSLYQRHRQELFAWADSKGLLAGGDFQYLILYRDSPEVARYGASEMSLCLTVPAETQTEEPIGKTTLDLGEYAVCECELSPRDFPKVWEWIFGEWLSEHGFRPIAGAPYFERYPEAPAGELFRVDFCVPVEGD; via the coding sequence ATGGAAACGATTGTTAAGAACATTGAGGTAAAAACCTTGCCCCGCACTACACTCGCTTTTCACGGGGGAGCGGGCGCTTACCAAAAAGACAGGTCGCTGTATCAACGCCACCGCCAAGAGCTTTTTGCGTGGGCGGATTCTAAAGGCTTGCTGGCCGGCGGAGATTTCCAGTATTTAATTCTTTATAGGGATAGCCCCGAAGTAGCGCGTTATGGAGCCTCCGAAATGAGCCTGTGCCTTACTGTACCAGCCGAAACGCAAACGGAAGAGCCGATAGGGAAAACGACTTTGGACCTTGGAGAATATGCGGTGTGCGAATGCGAGTTGAGCCCTCGGGACTTTCCGAAGGTTTGGGAGTGGATTTTTGGAGAGTGGTTATCCGAACACGGTTTTCGTCCTATAGCTGGTGCGCCGTATTTTGAGCGTTATCCCGAAGCGCCCGCTGGGGAGCTGTTCCGAGTGGATTTTTGCGTTCCGGTAGAGGGGGACTAA
- a CDS encoding CatB-related O-acetyltransferase: MNIPDKNKKFPLENYNRLCFLKNVVKNPNIIVGDYTYYDDFETVENFEKNVKYLFDFTGDKLRIGKFCMIASDVIFIMNGANHLTESISTYPFAIFGGDWASAMEGKEYPSKGDTIIGNDVWIGYGATIMPGVTIGDGAIVATKSVVTKDVEPYSIVGGNPAQEVRKRFSEKQIKDLLEMRWWDWPIEEITKNVQSLTGDKTEELKTFKDDQKNKI; this comes from the coding sequence ATGAATATACCTGACAAGAACAAGAAGTTTCCGCTTGAGAATTATAACAGGCTATGTTTTCTGAAAAATGTCGTGAAGAATCCCAATATCATTGTAGGGGATTATACCTATTATGATGATTTCGAAACGGTGGAGAATTTTGAAAAGAACGTAAAGTACCTTTTCGATTTTACCGGTGATAAATTACGAATAGGGAAATTTTGTATGATCGCTTCAGATGTCATATTCATTATGAATGGAGCGAATCATCTTACAGAATCGATTTCGACGTATCCATTCGCAATTTTTGGAGGAGATTGGGCCTCGGCTATGGAAGGGAAAGAATATCCGTCAAAAGGCGATACGATTATCGGCAATGACGTGTGGATAGGTTATGGGGCTACTATTATGCCCGGCGTTACGATCGGGGACGGCGCTATAGTGGCTACAAAATCCGTAGTGACTAAAGATGTGGAACCGTATTCGATAGTTGGGGGCAATCCAGCGCAAGAAGTGCGTAAGAGATTTTCGGAAAAACAGATCAAGGACTTATTGGAGATGCGCTGGTGGGACTGGCCCATTGAAGAGATTACGAAAAATGTTCAATCCTTGACGGGAGATAAAACAGAAGAGTTAAAAACTTTCAAGGATGATCAAAAAAACAAAATATAG
- a CDS encoding L,D-transpeptidase family protein has product MRSVKLFLLPVFILLLSSAFAQSDFKNAQLKYPRVRKAYQEAGPNVTDLITAKNIDSKKLRIYLRAFKTEKKIELWGKNAEDKRYKLITTYKVCRTSGELGPKRRQGDYQIPEGYYHIDRFNPYSSYHLSLGINYPNRSDKILSDKNRPGDNIFIHGACVTIGCLPITDEYIRELYVFCVEARNAGQKTIPVTIFPTELTDEKFKKLTARYSNDSDKTNIWTDLKKGYDIFNREKRLPSIGFLKNGRHLVR; this is encoded by the coding sequence ATGCGTAGCGTTAAACTTTTTCTGCTTCCGGTTTTTATACTGTTACTTAGCTCGGCTTTCGCCCAAAGCGATTTCAAAAATGCGCAACTGAAATACCCCCGAGTACGAAAGGCTTACCAAGAAGCCGGCCCAAACGTAACGGACCTGATAACCGCTAAAAATATCGACAGTAAAAAACTCCGGATATATTTAAGAGCTTTCAAAACCGAAAAGAAAATAGAGCTCTGGGGAAAAAACGCCGAAGACAAACGCTACAAACTGATCACAACCTACAAAGTGTGCAGAACCTCAGGCGAGCTGGGACCAAAACGAAGACAAGGCGACTATCAAATACCTGAAGGGTATTATCATATCGACCGCTTTAATCCCTATAGCAGTTATCATCTATCTTTGGGAATCAACTACCCGAACCGGTCCGACAAGATATTGTCCGATAAAAACCGCCCAGGCGACAATATCTTTATCCACGGCGCCTGCGTAACGATCGGTTGCCTGCCCATCACCGACGAATATATACGGGAACTCTATGTATTTTGCGTAGAAGCCCGAAACGCTGGGCAAAAGACAATTCCCGTAACCATTTTCCCAACGGAACTGACCGATGAGAAATTCAAAAAACTAACGGCCCGCTACTCCAATGATTCAGACAAAACCAATATCTGGACCGACCTGAAAAAAGGATATGACATCTTTAACCGGGAAAAGCGCTTGCCTTCGATAGGTTTTTTAAAGAATGGGAGGCATTTGGTTAGGTGA
- a CDS encoding IS256 family transposase has translation MRKEDVLSADFLKEFGNAEELGDFLKRLQKNAVEAMLEGELDAHLGNGKHGKSEDGNYRNGHGSKKIRTSFGESQIRVPRDREGTFSPMLVPKRKSMVDGLENVIVSLYSKGMSNSDIREQVSEAYGIEVSPATISRITDRVTEDIVAWQNRPLDPVYLVVWMDALVFKVRENSKVVNKAVYIAVGLRTDGKKEVLGFWLGKNESASFWMSVLTDMKARGVRDVLITATDNLAGFTEAIKSVFPQTATQICVVHQVRNSFKYVAHKERKEFAKDMKAIYDSANETQAKQALEYFAQKWEHKYSYAVKSWRDNWDELTVFLGFPLEIRKIVYTTNLIENLNGKIRKYTKNKLSFPTDEAVVKTVFLAIREATKKWTMPVRNWGMILNQFLVIFEDRIKI, from the coding sequence ATTCGCAAGGAAGACGTGTTGTCCGCAGACTTCCTCAAGGAGTTCGGCAACGCCGAGGAACTCGGCGATTTTTTGAAACGGCTCCAGAAAAACGCGGTCGAGGCGATGCTCGAAGGCGAGCTGGACGCCCATCTGGGCAACGGGAAACACGGCAAGAGCGAGGACGGGAACTACCGCAACGGCCACGGGTCGAAAAAAATCAGGACAAGCTTCGGCGAGAGCCAAATCCGTGTTCCCCGCGACCGCGAGGGGACCTTTTCCCCGATGCTGGTGCCCAAGCGCAAAAGCATGGTGGACGGTTTGGAAAACGTCATCGTCTCGCTTTACTCCAAAGGCATGTCGAACAGCGATATCCGGGAACAGGTCTCGGAGGCGTACGGGATCGAAGTGTCCCCCGCGACGATTTCCAGAATCACGGACAGGGTCACCGAAGACATCGTCGCTTGGCAGAACCGCCCGCTTGATCCCGTTTATTTGGTCGTGTGGATGGACGCGCTGGTGTTCAAGGTCAGGGAGAACTCGAAAGTCGTCAACAAGGCGGTGTATATCGCCGTGGGGCTCCGTACGGACGGAAAAAAGGAGGTGTTGGGATTCTGGCTGGGCAAGAACGAATCGGCCTCGTTCTGGATGTCGGTGCTCACGGACATGAAAGCCAGGGGCGTACGGGACGTCCTGATCACCGCCACCGACAACCTAGCCGGCTTCACGGAAGCGATAAAATCCGTATTTCCGCAGACCGCCACGCAGATATGCGTCGTGCACCAAGTGCGGAACTCCTTCAAATACGTTGCGCACAAAGAGAGAAAGGAATTCGCCAAAGACATGAAGGCCATTTATGACTCGGCAAACGAGACCCAGGCCAAACAGGCCCTGGAATATTTCGCCCAAAAGTGGGAACACAAATACTCCTACGCCGTCAAAAGCTGGCGGGACAACTGGGACGAGCTGACCGTCTTCCTGGGTTTCCCGCTGGAGATCAGGAAAATCGTCTACACCACCAACCTGATCGAGAACCTCAACGGGAAGATCAGGAAATACACCAAAAACAAACTCTCCTTCCCCACGGACGAGGCGGTGGTCAAAACGGTGTTTCTCGCGATCAGGGAAGCCACAAAAAAATGGACCATGCCCGTGAGGAACTGGGGCATGATCCTTAATCAGTTTTTGGTTATATTCGAGGACAGAATCAAAATCTAG
- a CDS encoding DinB family protein — protein MIKKTKYRANGAVGALLDEYEKAIDELIRVIQNLSEDELTTIIDLNTKDEDCKSVQTILTHVVQSGYNYIVAVRKWLGEEIQYREKVFYGEVRDYTVGLKEMFKFNEALFADYPDFDFYENDSNKKINARWGQQYEPEQLFEHAIVHVLRHRRQVEIFKERIRSGR, from the coding sequence ATGATCAAAAAAACAAAATATAGAGCCAACGGAGCAGTGGGTGCCTTGCTTGACGAATACGAAAAGGCAATAGATGAATTGATAAGGGTAATTCAGAATCTCTCTGAGGATGAGTTAACGACGATTATCGATTTGAATACGAAAGATGAGGATTGCAAGTCGGTTCAGACAATTTTGACTCATGTTGTTCAAAGTGGATATAACTATATAGTGGCGGTTAGGAAATGGCTTGGCGAAGAAATTCAATACAGGGAGAAAGTGTTTTATGGGGAAGTGAGAGACTATACAGTCGGGCTAAAAGAGATGTTTAAATTTAATGAGGCTCTGTTTGCCGATTATCCGGATTTTGATTTTTATGAAAACGATTCGAATAAAAAAATAAATGCCCGATGGGGACAACAGTACGAACCGGAGCAATTATTTGAGCATGCGATAGTACATGTCCTAAGGCATAGAAGGCAGGTAGAGATTTTTAAGGAAAGGATTAGGAGTGGACGATAG
- a CDS encoding DUF7079 family protein: MKKETIKDREPVWIALSEFYLDTELQDSDFLRIAFTIIRSPYSLEKVEEINKYEVFPVLQSNLLVTAGEWTGFDKEWLVNRVQESLAERTAFRKRCIEGLFLTLKWMQADNWKKLEKVYYELNTKRN, from the coding sequence ATGAAAAAGGAAACCATAAAAGACAGAGAACCTGTTTGGATCGCTCTTTCGGAGTTTTATCTGGATACCGAGCTTCAGGATTCGGACTTTTTGCGTATTGCTTTTACTATAATCAGAAGCCCGTATTCGCTGGAAAAAGTAGAAGAGATCAATAAGTACGAGGTGTTTCCCGTTCTCCAATCGAATTTGTTGGTAACTGCGGGCGAATGGACAGGATTCGACAAAGAGTGGCTGGTGAATAGGGTTCAGGAGTCTTTGGCTGAACGGACAGCGTTTAGAAAGCGCTGTATAGAAGGCCTTTTTCTAACCCTTAAGTGGATGCAGGCCGATAATTGGAAAAAGCTTGAAAAGGTTTATTATGAACTGAATACGAAGCGGAACTGA
- a CDS encoding GrpB family protein produces MKKTLYDLTKEDWNTLFPVSLVEHDPEWKTIFENEKERIIEAVGQESILRIEHFGSTSIPGIKSKPYIDMMIEIPEDLLFDEGLVEKFEDLGYVHFKVPAREGIEEYSSFGKGYNIEVQKEQIFHIHMCPKENVMWRQIDFRNYLVSNPGKAKEYETLKVELATKYRNDRGAYVMGKTEFVNEVLALIEG; encoded by the coding sequence ATGAAAAAGACATTGTACGATCTAACAAAAGAGGATTGGAATACTCTTTTTCCGGTAAGTTTGGTGGAACATGATCCGGAATGGAAAACGATTTTTGAAAATGAGAAAGAGCGGATTATCGAAGCTGTTGGACAGGAATCGATTTTGAGAATAGAGCACTTTGGTAGCACGTCAATACCGGGGATCAAGTCCAAACCTTACATTGACATGATGATCGAAATACCGGAAGACTTACTGTTCGACGAAGGGCTGGTCGAAAAATTCGAGGACTTGGGTTATGTTCATTTCAAAGTGCCTGCTCGCGAGGGAATCGAGGAATATTCGTCTTTTGGAAAGGGGTATAATATTGAAGTCCAAAAGGAACAGATTTTCCATATCCATATGTGCCCGAAGGAAAACGTGATGTGGAGGCAGATAGATTTCCGGAATTATTTGGTTTCGAACCCAGGAAAGGCAAAAGAATATGAAACATTGAAAGTGGAATTGGCTACCAAATACAGAAACGACAGGGGAGCCTACGTTATGGGCAAAACGGAATTTGTAAACGAGGTGTTGGCATTGATAGAGGGATAA
- a CDS encoding DUF2268 domain-containing putative Zn-dependent protease (predicted Zn-dependent protease with a strongly conserved HExxH motif): protein MRQIFSIAFFALFCSFQSCKQADKKVLTFREKLEQVADSVKVGGITVKNLFKSQILAHGPSGYDSSMIIEKVYVPHQALWDNCYAMIFGNENASKFNTESGIIEWNKTLYPENKEFFEKRALELIEMNLDSVLENNLQKFDKLVPYKAEATVSIAFTPLTGILFGGCDNDQFCLELNYKEQNVRYTVEYGIPHELNHLAYEPLRKNDPDSGTALRQVIDEGFACYFTWVFFEKKISKHEAVENMTEKEWEWYLNNEKQIYAKTKEYFTDTSGDNPLLRNGKYKLFEDAPKTLYYWMGFRIVEKYVEIHGPGSWRDIYEMNVRDVFERSGYAEFISESV from the coding sequence ATGAGACAGATATTTTCCATAGCGTTTTTCGCCTTGTTTTGTTCTTTCCAATCCTGTAAACAGGCTGATAAAAAGGTTCTTACGTTCAGGGAAAAACTCGAACAGGTAGCAGATAGTGTCAAGGTAGGAGGGATTACTGTCAAAAACCTTTTTAAAAGCCAGATTCTGGCACATGGGCCAAGTGGTTACGACAGTTCGATGATCATCGAGAAGGTATATGTTCCGCATCAGGCTCTGTGGGATAATTGCTACGCAATGATTTTCGGTAACGAAAACGCCTCCAAATTCAACACGGAAAGTGGGATAATAGAGTGGAATAAAACACTTTACCCTGAAAACAAGGAGTTTTTCGAAAAAAGGGCCTTGGAGCTTATCGAGATGAACCTTGATTCGGTTTTGGAAAACAACCTGCAAAAATTTGACAAGTTGGTTCCTTACAAGGCTGAAGCGACCGTCAGTATTGCGTTCACGCCTTTGACGGGGATACTTTTCGGCGGTTGTGATAACGACCAGTTTTGTCTGGAGCTTAATTATAAGGAACAGAATGTTAGGTATACCGTGGAGTACGGGATTCCCCACGAGCTGAATCACCTTGCCTACGAACCGCTTCGGAAGAATGATCCGGACAGCGGTACGGCTTTACGCCAAGTGATAGACGAGGGCTTTGCGTGTTATTTTACTTGGGTGTTTTTCGAAAAGAAAATATCCAAACACGAGGCTGTGGAGAATATGACCGAAAAAGAATGGGAGTGGTATCTGAATAACGAGAAGCAGATATACGCGAAAACAAAAGAGTACTTCACTGATACAAGCGGAGATAATCCTCTGTTGCGGAATGGAAAATATAAACTTTTTGAGGACGCTCCCAAAACGCTGTATTATTGGATGGGATTCCGGATAGTGGAGAAATATGTGGAGATACACGGGCCGGGCAGTTGGAGGGATATTTATGAGATGAATGTAAGGGATGTCTTTGAAAGGAGCGGTTACGCCGAGTTCATTAGCGAATCGGTGTAG
- a CDS encoding GNAT family N-acetyltransferase, whose product MSEEIKIISVRKSPDYKDKAIAYFQKCWKGVAPVIYEDCISHCIEAENPLPQWYLLEKRGELIGCAGLITNDFISRMDLYPWFCAVFIDENHRGNAYGKLLMEQAKGDAKGMGFGNLYLCTDHIGYYEKYGFTYIGQGYHPWDEESRIYKCEL is encoded by the coding sequence ATGAGTGAAGAGATTAAAATTATTTCAGTACGAAAGAGTCCGGATTATAAAGATAAAGCGATAGCGTATTTTCAGAAATGTTGGAAAGGGGTGGCTCCTGTGATTTACGAAGACTGCATAAGTCATTGTATAGAAGCGGAGAACCCTTTGCCACAGTGGTATTTACTGGAAAAAAGAGGCGAGTTGATAGGTTGCGCTGGACTGATAACAAATGACTTTATCAGCAGAATGGATCTGTATCCTTGGTTTTGCGCCGTGTTTATCGATGAGAATCATAGGGGGAACGCTTACGGGAAGCTATTGATGGAACAGGCGAAAGGTGATGCCAAGGGTATGGGGTTTGGGAATTTATATTTATGCACAGACCACATAGGGTATTATGAAAAATATGGTTTTACCTATATTGGTCAAGGCTATCATCCTTGGGATGAGGAATCGAGGATTTATAAATGTGAATTATAG
- a CDS encoding glycoside hydrolase family 88 protein, with the protein MNRVYLILFALIFSVVGCKQGNKSKESAFTQIENSFSPDFEKKAVKSVMAKTAFWQTKQQLRKKNNDWTNGALYAGMVEWAKIADDTYYFDWLKGIGEQNNWDRIKRKKVYYHADDFCVGQMYTELFRKYKDSAMIKPMVAHLDSILANPSSVSLDFEKTSDDHYQNRWSWCDALFMAPTVWTKLYKETGKKEYLEFMYKEFKATTDFLYDQKEDLYYRDSNFFSKKEKNGKNVFWGRGNGWVFGGLAVILSELPADYEHRAYFVDIYKKMAKKIASLQSEEGYWRASMLDPESYPNPEMSCTGFFTYGLAWGINNGLLEKDKYGPSVRKGWKTMVKSVWPDGKLGWIQPVGASPQSVTAEMTDVYGVGAFLLAGTEIYKMSK; encoded by the coding sequence ATGAACAGGGTGTATCTTATTCTTTTCGCACTGATTTTTTCCGTGGTCGGCTGTAAGCAGGGAAACAAATCGAAAGAAAGCGCTTTTACTCAAATCGAAAACTCATTCTCGCCGGACTTTGAAAAAAAAGCGGTGAAAAGCGTAATGGCAAAAACGGCCTTTTGGCAAACAAAACAACAACTTAGGAAAAAAAACAATGACTGGACCAACGGCGCACTGTACGCCGGCATGGTGGAATGGGCAAAAATCGCTGACGACACATATTATTTCGATTGGCTCAAAGGCATAGGCGAGCAAAACAACTGGGACAGGATAAAGCGTAAAAAAGTATACTATCACGCTGACGATTTCTGCGTAGGCCAGATGTATACCGAACTGTTCCGAAAGTATAAAGATTCAGCTATGATAAAGCCTATGGTGGCGCATTTGGACTCTATCCTGGCGAATCCTTCCTCGGTGAGCCTGGACTTTGAAAAGACAAGCGACGACCATTACCAAAACCGCTGGTCTTGGTGCGACGCTTTGTTTATGGCCCCCACCGTCTGGACTAAATTATACAAGGAAACAGGCAAAAAGGAATATCTGGAATTTATGTACAAGGAGTTCAAAGCGACGACAGACTTCCTCTATGACCAGAAGGAGGACCTGTATTACAGAGATTCGAATTTCTTCTCGAAAAAAGAGAAAAACGGCAAAAACGTATTCTGGGGTAGAGGAAATGGCTGGGTGTTCGGCGGTTTGGCGGTTATCCTCAGCGAACTTCCAGCGGACTACGAGCACAGGGCTTACTTCGTGGATATTTACAAAAAGATGGCGAAGAAAATAGCCAGCCTGCAATCGGAAGAGGGATATTGGCGCGCAAGTATGCTGGACCCCGAATCTTATCCGAATCCCGAGATGAGTTGCACGGGCTTTTTCACCTACGGACTTGCTTGGGGCATCAACAACGGTCTTCTGGAAAAAGACAAATACGGACCATCCGTACGAAAAGGCTGGAAAACGATGGTAAAATCGGTTTGGCCTGACGGTAAATTGGGTTGGATACAGCCTGTCGGAGCATCCCCTCAGTCGGTAACCGCCGAAATGACAGACGTATACGGAGTAGGAGCGTTTTTGTTGGCCGGAACGGAGATTTACAAGATGTCTAAATAA
- a CDS encoding IS5 family transposase, with amino-acid sequence MIKTSSSQLSIEGFLDPEIGRLNPENRWVKLANSIPWAELGLVYESKMSTGKGSPCKPARLVIGALIVKHKLNVSDAEAIEQIKENPYLQYFVGLGSFTTEKAFDPSLFTTVRKRLGYGDFNRMSSLLQHEGIRIAEGDRDEGSKDGHSGDAEDDKRVVSCDATVAPQEIPYPTDLGLLATARVQSEKIIDLLWPVARDSGLSKKPRTYRDKAHREYVGATRKKRKGAEFWRVCARRQLNYLERNLRHIDSLIEANKGVIRLKSRFLKILMVLHEIARQQSLMLETGANRVDGRIVNVFQPHVRPIVRGKNGSDTEFGAKLSVSLHEGYSYLDKAQWDAYYEGDAEVIRGHIDSFGERNPEMKLGKFVGDKIYGNRNARQTMSGAGVEFVGSPLGRPPSSPEKIRERKENRALHQRHRSRAEGKFGEVKRGLGLDKIQARRADTSLSWIACIFFVANLKRFQSEIFFDLVFLSWKYGIWLQDGEKKQEKTVWQNILAG; translated from the coding sequence ATGATCAAGACAAGTTCCTCGCAATTGAGTATAGAAGGTTTTTTGGACCCGGAAATAGGGCGCCTTAACCCGGAAAACAGATGGGTGAAGTTGGCCAACTCCATCCCCTGGGCGGAATTGGGTTTGGTCTACGAATCGAAAATGTCGACGGGCAAGGGCAGTCCGTGCAAACCGGCCCGGCTGGTCATCGGCGCGCTGATCGTGAAGCATAAGCTGAACGTTTCGGACGCCGAGGCGATAGAACAAATCAAAGAAAATCCGTATCTCCAGTATTTCGTGGGACTCGGCTCGTTCACCACGGAAAAGGCCTTTGACCCTTCGCTGTTCACGACGGTCCGCAAGCGGCTCGGGTACGGGGATTTTAACAGGATGAGTTCGCTTTTGCAACACGAGGGGATCCGTATTGCGGAGGGCGATCGGGATGAAGGGTCCAAAGACGGGCATTCCGGGGACGCCGAAGATGACAAGCGGGTTGTCTCCTGCGACGCGACGGTGGCGCCGCAAGAGATTCCATACCCCACGGACCTTGGGCTGTTGGCTACGGCGAGGGTGCAGTCGGAGAAAATCATCGACCTCCTTTGGCCCGTCGCCAGGGATTCCGGTTTATCCAAAAAGCCCCGGACTTACCGGGATAAAGCCCATAGGGAATATGTCGGGGCGACGAGAAAAAAGAGGAAAGGAGCCGAATTCTGGCGCGTGTGCGCACGCCGACAGCTGAATTATCTGGAACGGAACCTACGGCATATCGACAGCCTCATAGAGGCCAACAAGGGCGTTATACGCCTAAAAAGCAGGTTTTTGAAGATTCTGATGGTGCTTCACGAAATCGCCAGGCAACAGTCGCTCATGCTGGAGACCGGTGCCAACAGGGTGGACGGCCGCATCGTGAACGTCTTCCAGCCCCATGTCCGGCCGATAGTCCGGGGCAAAAACGGAAGCGACACCGAGTTCGGCGCCAAATTGTCCGTAAGCCTTCACGAAGGCTATTCCTATCTGGACAAGGCGCAATGGGACGCTTACTACGAGGGTGACGCGGAAGTGATCCGCGGGCACATCGACAGTTTCGGGGAGAGAAACCCGGAAATGAAGCTCGGCAAATTCGTCGGGGACAAGATTTACGGAAACAGGAACGCCCGGCAGACCATGTCCGGCGCGGGTGTGGAATTCGTGGGCTCCCCGTTGGGAAGGCCTCCCTCAAGTCCCGAAAAAATCAGGGAACGCAAGGAAAACCGGGCGCTTCACCAACGGCACCGAAGCAGGGCGGAAGGAAAATTCGGGGAAGTGAAACGGGGACTCGGATTGGACAAAATACAGGCAAGGAGAGCGGACACTTCGCTTTCATGGATCGCCTGCATTTTCTTCGTGGCCAACTTGAAAAGATTTCAGAGCGAAATCTTTTTTGACCTTGTTTTCTTGAGCTGGAAATACGGGATATGGCTTCAAGACGGCGAAAAGAAACAGGAAAAGACTGTCTGGCAAAATATCCTAGCTGGGTAG